In the Nilaparvata lugens isolate BPH chromosome 9, ASM1435652v1, whole genome shotgun sequence genome, one interval contains:
- the LOC120352984 gene encoding probable E3 ubiquitin-protein ligase HERC1 produces the protein MVVSAAVTLYALCHKCLEHKSDGSDVEPDSEMSDRDRPDPLSVWLDAPTCSNVTDQMEALDNYYKIYSSMQSPLPDPIGFAEPDPLGAGSVPQVTTDNHTNGASMSFRQLNANPLIQLIKMENRIQERIALLQRISHKVQVTVARSAVMNVVSLLSFSGSMCSISSALAGVGLSDAQKLVRLMCLIANGHTVMTSSPSSMMTPSLDPLSSCLSPSTTNSLSCLASCLTAVASCDDNASQLVVLMCANELMKVAIASNTPPSTFAVTQSLVSLLTRNGGTSLTSSAGEEEKEEAVGASPALPPSPQSPLEAKISPLLLANALAACVLSNRLESKHRQWATQQLLKCLSSKSPLPALHAMDSLNMADLTSVMDSSTLALFQGHEDRVACLAWQSEQGVLASSGCDSTVRIWSLSKWSLEQTLVFRLSENVYGSQLNVSSSIIWMSPLRSSLLLL, from the exons ATGGTGGTGAGTGCAGCGGTCACCCTCTACGCTCTTTGTCACAAATGTCTAGAGCACAAGTCCGATGGAAGTGACGTCGAGCCTGACAGTGAGATGTCCGATCGAGACCGACCAG ATCCACTATCAGTGTGGCTGGATGCACCGACTTGCAGTAACGTGACCGACCAAATGGAGGCTTTGGACAATTATTACAAGATCTACTCATCAATGCAGTCACCGCTACCCGACCCAATTGGATTCGCAGAGCCCGATCCACTCGGAGCTGGCAGTGTGCCGCAAGTTACCACTGACAATCACACCAACG GTGCTTCAATGAGTTTCAGACAACTGAATGCAAATCCCCTGATTCAGTTGATCAAGATGGAAAACCGTATACAGGAACGAATAGCCTTGCTACAGCGTATCTCCCACAAGGTACAAGTGACTGTCGCCCGATCTGCTGTCATGAATGTTGTTTCACTGCTTTCCTTCAg TGGGTCAATGTGCAGTATATCAAGCGCGCTGGCAGGGGTGGGGCTGAGTGATGCGCAGAAGCTAGTGCGCCTCATGTGTCTAATTGCCAATGGCCACACCGTCATGACGTCATCGCCCTCCTCCATGATGACTCCATCACTGGACCCGCTCTCCAGCTGCCTTTCCCCCTCCACCACCAACAGCCTCAGCTGTTTGGCCAGCTGTTTGACAGCTGTCGCCAGCTGTGATGACAACGCCTCTCAGCTGGTCGTTCTCATGTGTGCCAAT GAGCTAATGAAAGTGGCTATCGCTTCAAACACACCGCCGTCGACCTTCGCAGTCACCCAGTCGCTAGTGTCGCTGCTCACTAGAAACGGCGGAACTTCGCTGACGTCATCAGCaggtgaggaggagaaggaggaggcggTTGGGGCTTCCCCCGCTCTACCGCCATCACCGCAGAGTCCACTGGAGGCGAAAATCAGTCCACTGCTGTTGGCGAATGCTCTGGCTGCGTGTGTCCTGTCCAATCGACTCGAAAGCAAGCATCGACAATGGGCCACCCAACAACTG CTGAAATGTCTGTCTTCGAAGTCGCCGCTTCCCGCTCTACATGCGATGGATTCTTTGAATATGGCTGACCTGACTTCGGTAATGGACAGTTCGACATTAGCTCTGTTCCAAGGTCACGAGGATAGAGTCGCTTGTTTGGCGTGGCAGTCCGAGCAAGGTGTACTGGCCTCCAG TGGCTGCGACAGTACGGTTCGAATCTGGTCGCTGAGCAAATGGAGTCTAGAGCAGACCCTTGTGTTTCGTCTTTCGGAAAATGTCTATGGCAGTCAACTGAACGTCAGCTCATCGATCATCTGGATGTCGCCTCTAAGAAGTTCATTGCTGCTTCTATGA